The following is a genomic window from Bacteroidota bacterium.
GTTTTATTCAAACCTGATACAGTCATATTAGAAATACAAATTACATATTCTCACATTCATTAATTGACAAAGATAAAGCAATATTACATATTGAAAAAAAAATCCCGCAATCTTGAAGAATGCGGGATTAAATATGGTTTTAAGTGCTTAAAATAACTACTCTTTAATAATACGAGTAATTGAAACACCTTCTTCTGAATTTACTTTTGCAAAGTATATTCCGGCTTTTAGACCTGAAATATTAAATTGAGATTTTGTTGCATTAGCTTCAATTACTTTAACAAGAGATCCTGAAATACTATATAATTCTATAAAGCTGATTTCAGAATTAGCATCAATAGTAATTAATCCGGTTGTTGGATTTGGATATACACCAATTTTTACATCACTATCATTTAATCCTAATGTAACAGTGAAATTAACTGTGTAAGTTAATACTGTTTCTCCATCCTCAGCTGTAACAACAACAGTTGTTGTTCCAGGAAACTCAGCAGCCGGAGTTACAACAACAGTAGAATTCTCGTCAGTGGAAATACCAACAACTTCCGGTACAGCAGTTGTTCCTTCTTCTAACTCAACATCATAATCAAATACAGCAGAATCAAATCCTTCAACATTCACACCTCCAAAAGTAATATCACTTAACGTAGCATCTTCACTTGGGAATAATGGTGTAACAGCTAAATTATCAAAACTCATATCTCTATAGTATACATGAGAAAGAACAAGCTCACTAGCGTTCGCTCCATTTATAAAATACTTTTGATCTTCTACCAAAGTAACAAAGGCAGTTTCGTCTTCTGTACCTTGCTTAACTTTTACAGTATAAGTAAAATTAACAGCATCAACAATGAATACAAAGTCGTAAGACGTATGTAATTCATATGCATAATCTACACCAGCTTCTATAATCTGAGGTCTATTACCAGACATATCTATCTGAGCAATAGTACTAATCTTTCCTTCTGTATTAAACTGAACATTTGGACCGAAGTTACTAAAGTTTCTGAAGTCAGGAAGACCTGCACCTTCTACAAGGAATAATCCTGCTCTAGAAACACGTGGAGTTACCGTAGCTGCTAATTCGTATTTCCAATCTGTAGCATCAGCAGAGTAGTCAATATTATCCTCAGTAGCACAAGCTTCAACTACTAAGTTTTCAATTTTCGTATCACCTCCATAAAGATAGTGAGTTAAAGCAACTTCATTTCCATTGAATAAAGTAAATTCAGGATTAGTTTTATCAACATCAGAATAAACAACAATAAAGTCTTCAGTACCGTTTTCTCTAATTTTAAATGTAAATGTATGAGTAATTGGATCTATAGTATACTCGATATCATATTTAGCATCTGCACTATATTTAATACCTGTACTTATAGATTCATACATGCGAAGACCTTTTGCAGTTGAAAGCTTTATTGTAGCTCCAGTACCTATATCATAAAATAGACCTGACACTAAATTAGACGCTTCTTCATTAACACTTTCGCCATTTAACAATCTAAAACTAGATTTGGCAGCACCAGAGATAGTAGCCGAAAGTTTGTAAGGGCGGTCTGTTGGCACATTGTCTATTGCAATAGCTAAAGGTGTTACTCTAAATTTTTCAACTTTAAAATCTTTTGAATCGTAGTGAGTAAAGGCGATATTGTTATTAGTAAGTCCACCATCTACAGAAAAATATGTTGTATCCTGAATTATAGTTACAAATTCAGCATCCGCACTATTTTTCACCAATAGGCTATAAGTATGATTTACCGGATCTATTGTGTATTTAATATCATATTTATCTCCCATTGTATATGGAACATTTGCTACAGAAATATTACTTGGAGCACCAAATCTTGTTTCAGGACCATACTGTGCAACAATTGCATTATATCCTCTAAATCCACCTACTTTAGTAACTGCAAGTTTAACTCCAATATTAGTAGCATCTTCACTTTCAGATTCACCGTTAATTAGCTTGAAATTACCTGCAAATGAACTACCGGTAATTGAAGCTGTTATTTCGTAAGGTGTTGAAGGCTCAACGAAAGCAACACTAGCAAGCATTTGTATTCTTACCTGTGAAAGAACCTTAGTTCCAAGCTCATCAGTTGCATAACGAGTTATTTTTACGTTATCTCCTAAACCAAATCCGTAATCAACAAATGTTTTACCTGCAAGATCACAGTCTGCTGTAGATATTCCAAGGTCCGTCTCTACCGAACCGGTTACAGAAGAAGCTATTGTCCAACTATAAGTTAAAGTTCCAAAACCTTCAGATGCAGCTGTTTCAGAAGCAATCGCTTCGATTACAGCCGTTTCTCTAACATTGTTTTGTGTAGTAACAATTTTACCACCTACAGGGCTCTTCTCCATAAGAACCTCAACTGTAGTACTTGTAGATAACTGATCGAATATACCATCTTTATCGTTTGCGAATCTTGTAAAAGTAACTGTTTTACCTCCAAAAGCATCACCGAAAATAGTGGTATTATTTAAGAAAGGAGCATTGTTATAATACAATAAAGTTCCATTTGTATCAGTATCCTGGTTACCATCGTTATCTAAATCTAATGGATATCCATTATCATAAGTTACAGTAGCTATTGTCATTTCTTCTCCAGCCACACCATATCCCCAAGTGTAATATGAACTAGCATATGCAGCAGTTTCTTCACCCACCTGACCTGGTGCTTTATCAAAGTAAAGTTTACCGTCAACAGAATTAGCCGGTGCTTTTATACTACCTGCAGTAATTTCAGAAGCTGAAAAATTTTCTACTGTAAAATCTTTTGAATCGTAGTGAGTAAAAGCAATATTGTTATTAGTAACTCCACCATCTACAGAAAAATATAGCGAATCTTGTGCAAGATTTACAAAATCAGCATCCGCACTATTTTTCACCCATAAACTATAAGTATGATTTACCGGATCTATTTTGTATTTAACATCATAAGTATCTCCTTTAGTATATGGAACATTGGCTTCAGAAATATTACTTGGAACCATCATTCTTACTTCAGGGCCAAACTGAGCAACAATTGCATTATATCCTCTAAAACCACCTACTTTAGCAACTACAAGTTTAACTCCAACATTAGTAGCCTCTTCATTTTCAGACTCACCGTTAATTAGCTTGAAATCAGCTGCAAATGAACTACCTGTAATTGAAGCAGATACAGTATAAACAGCAGCAGGCTCCTCGAAAGCAACACTTGCAAGTATTTGTATTCTTACCTGTGCAAGAACCTCAGTTCCAAGTTCATCAGTAGCATAACGAGTTATTTTTACGTTATCTCCTAAACCAAATCCGTAATCAGCAAATGTTTTACCTGCAAAATCACAGTTTTCTGTAGAAATTTCAAGGTCTGTCTCTACCGAACCGGTTACAGTAGTAGCTATTGTCCATCTATAAGTTAGAGCTCCATAACCTTCGGATGCAGCTGTTTCAGAAGCAATTGCTTCTATTACAGCTGTTTCTCTAATATTATTTTGTGTAG
Proteins encoded in this region:
- a CDS encoding T9SS type A sorting domain-containing protein, which produces MKKLFTLMVLALYSFTSYAQGDPGSILAPGNSIDGKIYYDKAPGQVTEETAASGYDNFYYTWEYGVAGEEMTIATVTYDNGYPLDADNDGVQDTDTNGNLLYYDTASFLNNNSTFGELFGGKTVTFTRFANDVDGLLDQTSTSVTVDVLLEKRPVGGKIVTTQNNIRETAVIEAIASETAASEGYGALTYRWTIATTVTGSVETDLEISTENCDFAGKTFADYGFGLGDNVKITRYATDELGTEVLAQVRIQILASVAFEEPAAVYTVSASITGSSFAADFKLINGESENEEATNVGVKLVVAKVGGFRGYNAIVAQFGPEVRMMVPSNISEANVPYTKGDTYDVKYKIDPVNHTYSLWVKNSADADFVNLAQDSLYFSVDGGVTNNNIAFTHYDSKDFTVENFSASEITAGSIKAPANSVDGKLYFDKAPGQVGEETAAYASSYYTWGYGVAGEEMTIATVTYDNGYPLDLDNDGNQDTDTNGTLLYYNNAPFLNNTTIFGDAFGGKTVTFTRFANDKDGIFDQLSTSTTVEVLMEKSPVGGKIVTTQNNVRETAVIEAIASETAASEGFGTLTYSWTIASSVTGSVETDLGISTADCDLAGKTFVDYGFGLGDNVKITRYATDELGTKVLSQVRIQMLASVAFVEPSTPYEITASITGSSFAGNFKLINGESESEDATNIGVKLAVTKVGGFRGYNAIVAQYGPETRFGAPSNISVANVPYTMGDKYDIKYTIDPVNHTYSLLVKNSADAEFVTIIQDTTYFSVDGGLTNNNIAFTHYDSKDFKVEKFRVTPLAIAIDNVPTDRPYKLSATISGAAKSSFRLLNGESVNEEASNLVSGLFYDIGTGATIKLSTAKGLRMYESISTGIKYSADAKYDIEYTIDPITHTFTFKIRENGTEDFIVVYSDVDKTNPEFTLFNGNEVALTHYLYGGDTKIENLVVEACATEDNIDYSADATDWKYELAATVTPRVSRAGLFLVEGAGLPDFRNFSNFGPNVQFNTEGKISTIAQIDMSGNRPQIIEAGVDYAYELHTSYDFVFIVDAVNFTYTVKVKQGTEDETAFVTLVEDQKYFINGANASELVLSHVYYRDMSFDNLAVTPLFPSEDATLSDITFGGVNVEGFDSAVFDYDVELEEGTTAVPEVVGISTDENSTVVVTPAAEFPGTTTVVVTAEDGETVLTYTVNFTVTLGLNDSDVKIGVYPNPTTGLITIDANSEISFIELYSISGSLVKVIEANATKSQFNISGLKAGIYFAKVNSEEGVSITRIIKE